A region from the Variovorax paradoxus genome encodes:
- a CDS encoding diacylglycerol/lipid kinase family protein, producing the protein MQPSPLGPSSPLFVVLNAGSGSADAAETREIIEAGCAAAGRRLRIFLVDERTTVQALAREAVERARAVDGVVVAAGGDGTINTVARATLGSGLAFGVLPQGTFNYFSRSHGIPRDTAEALQVLLAEQPRPVQVGLVNDRIFLVNASMGLYAELLEERESYKVRYGRSRWVAFFAGLLTVMRGHRHWNLRIASHGVERDIRTTTLFVGNNPLQLLQVGIEHADAPENGQLAAVALKPAGVLAMPGLLVRGALGRLGSADEVLSFPFESMTVKAGRLHPPRRVKVATDGEIAWAEMPLLFRVSPEPLWLVRPDIAPELEAAKQ; encoded by the coding sequence ATGCAGCCGTCTCCCCTCGGTCCGAGCTCCCCCTTGTTCGTCGTTCTCAATGCCGGCTCCGGCAGTGCGGACGCCGCCGAAACCCGCGAGATCATCGAGGCGGGCTGCGCCGCGGCCGGCCGCAGGCTGCGCATCTTCCTGGTCGACGAACGCACGACGGTGCAGGCGCTCGCGCGCGAGGCGGTGGAGCGCGCCCGCGCCGTGGACGGGGTGGTGGTGGCCGCGGGCGGCGACGGCACCATCAACACGGTGGCGCGAGCCACGCTCGGCAGCGGGCTGGCCTTCGGCGTGCTGCCGCAGGGCACCTTCAACTATTTCAGCCGCTCCCACGGCATTCCGCGCGACACGGCAGAGGCGCTGCAGGTGCTGCTGGCCGAGCAGCCGCGGCCGGTGCAGGTGGGGCTGGTCAATGACCGCATCTTCCTGGTGAATGCCAGCATGGGCCTGTATGCCGAACTGCTGGAGGAACGCGAAAGCTACAAGGTGCGCTACGGCCGCAGCCGCTGGGTCGCGTTCTTCGCCGGCCTGCTCACCGTGATGCGCGGCCACCGGCACTGGAACCTGCGCATCGCCTCGCACGGGGTGGAGCGCGACATCCGCACGACGACGCTTTTCGTGGGCAACAACCCGTTGCAACTGCTGCAGGTAGGCATCGAGCATGCCGATGCGCCCGAGAACGGCCAGCTGGCCGCCGTCGCGCTGAAACCGGCGGGTGTGCTGGCCATGCCCGGCCTGCTGGTGCGCGGCGCGCTCGGCCGGCTGGGGAGCGCCGACGAGGTGCTGAGCTTCCCGTTCGAGTCGATGACGGTGAAGGCCGGCCGCCTGCACCCGCCGCGCCGCGTGAAGGTGGCCACCGACGGCGAGATCGCCTGGGCCGAGATGCCGCTGCTGTTCCGGGTTTCGCCCGAACCGCTGTGGCTGGTGCGGCCCGACATCGCTCCCGAGCTGGAGGCCGCGAAGCAATGA